A window from Pseudomonas sp. MRSN 12121 encodes these proteins:
- a CDS encoding CTP synthase, with protein sequence MPHRAPLPTLHIALVGDHDPQVTAHRAIPRALEMAAEETGLKVRYHWLATDSLGSDEPLQAFDGIWCVPASPYRSMDGALRAIRFARERQRPFLGTCGGFQHAVLEYARNVLGWADAEHGETHPEAERALLTPLTCALVEATDSIHLSPGSRIAEAYGEQQICEGYRCRYGVNPAFAGQLLEHDLRPNGYDSAGDLRAVELRDHRFFVATLFQPERAALNGVVPPLVSALLAACLERHP encoded by the coding sequence ATGCCTCATCGTGCGCCCCTGCCTACCCTGCACATCGCCCTCGTGGGTGACCACGACCCTCAAGTCACCGCGCACCGGGCCATTCCCCGGGCCCTGGAAATGGCCGCCGAGGAAACCGGCCTCAAGGTGCGCTACCACTGGCTGGCCACCGACAGCCTGGGCAGCGACGAGCCGTTGCAAGCGTTCGACGGCATCTGGTGCGTGCCCGCCAGCCCCTACCGCTCGATGGACGGCGCCTTGCGGGCGATCCGTTTTGCCCGCGAACGGCAGCGACCCTTCCTCGGCACCTGCGGCGGTTTTCAACACGCGGTGCTGGAGTACGCGCGCAACGTGCTGGGTTGGGCCGATGCCGAGCACGGCGAGACCCATCCCGAGGCCGAGCGGGCCTTGCTCACGCCGTTGACCTGCGCCCTGGTGGAAGCCACCGACAGCATTCACCTGAGTCCAGGCAGTCGCATCGCCGAAGCCTACGGCGAGCAGCAGATCTGCGAGGGTTATCGCTGTCGCTACGGAGTCAACCCGGCGTTCGCCGGGCAATTGCTCGAGCACGACCTGCGCCCCAACGGCTACGACTCGGCCGGCGACCTGCGGGCGGTGGAACTGCGCGACCATCGGTTCTTTGTCGCCACCCTGTTCCAGCCGGAACGGGCGGCGCTCAACGGCGTCGTGCCGCCCCTGGTCAGCGCCCTGCTCGCCGCCTGCCTGGAGCGGCACCCATGA
- a CDS encoding diguanylate cyclase, whose protein sequence is MDNQQGKGLSFAKRIYLPRVIGLGIGCFSVFAGLYPISQPPWVWILLVFNGYVWPHLAYLISTRAAFPYQAERRNLLGDSLFGGFWAAAMQFNPLPTVTILAMMTMNNVAAGGGRLFVRGLLAQLGGVLLAWLLLGPAFIGHTTQLQIYACLPMLTLYPMAVGMVCYQLAIKLAAHKRTLKALSRTDSLTGLLNHGAWKDLLHLKFVKCQQQRGHGTIALIDIDHFKQINDSHGHILGDAVLHQLSRDLKRNLRQGDLAGRYGGDEFCVILPATSLQQASEVMERLRELFGDYRHPGVPQLRVSLSIGLATWHPGLRDAAAWLIEADRALYVAKNTGRNKIASASLPGSLSIAT, encoded by the coding sequence ATGGATAACCAACAAGGCAAAGGGCTGTCGTTTGCCAAGCGCATTTACCTGCCCCGGGTGATCGGGCTGGGGATCGGCTGTTTCAGCGTGTTCGCCGGGTTGTACCCGATATCGCAGCCGCCCTGGGTATGGATACTCCTGGTGTTCAACGGCTATGTCTGGCCACACCTGGCCTACCTGATCTCGACCCGCGCGGCCTTCCCCTACCAGGCCGAACGCCGCAACCTGCTGGGCGACTCGCTGTTCGGCGGCTTCTGGGCCGCGGCAATGCAATTCAACCCGCTGCCGACCGTCACCATCCTGGCCATGATGACCATGAACAACGTCGCCGCCGGCGGCGGGCGGCTGTTCGTCCGGGGCCTGCTGGCGCAACTGGGCGGCGTGCTACTCGCCTGGCTGTTGCTCGGCCCGGCGTTCATCGGACACACCACGCAACTGCAGATCTACGCCTGCCTGCCCATGCTGACCCTCTACCCGATGGCCGTGGGCATGGTCTGCTACCAACTGGCGATCAAACTCGCCGCGCACAAACGCACCCTGAAGGCGCTGAGCCGCACCGACAGCCTCACCGGCCTGCTCAACCATGGCGCCTGGAAAGACCTGCTGCACCTCAAGTTCGTCAAATGCCAGCAGCAACGCGGCCACGGCACCATTGCCCTGATCGATATCGATCACTTCAAGCAGATCAACGACAGCCACGGCCATATCCTCGGCGACGCCGTGCTGCATCAACTGAGCCGGGACCTCAAGCGCAACCTGCGCCAGGGCGATCTGGCCGGACGCTACGGCGGCGATGAGTTCTGCGTGATCCTGCCGGCGACCAGCCTGCAGCAGGCCAGCGAAGTGATGGAGCGGCTGCGGGAGCTGTTCGGCGATTACCGCCACCCGGGGGTGCCGCAACTGCGGGTCAGCCTGAGTATCGGCCTGGCCACCTGGCACCCGGGCTTGCGCGATGCCGCCGCATGGCTCATCGAAGCCGACCGGGCCCTGTATGTGGCGAAAAACACCGGTCGCAATAAAATCGCCAGCGCCAGCCTGCCCGGCAGCCTGTCCATCGCCACGTGA
- a CDS encoding antibiotic biosynthesis monooxygenase, with the protein MIAGTPEAPYYAVIFSAQRREPDPAYEQAAERMVELAREQPGFLGMEFARNEDGFGITVSYWRDQDSILAWKQHAEHRSARERGRSDWYAACHTRVCKVERAYLFER; encoded by the coding sequence ATGATCGCCGGTACGCCCGAGGCGCCCTACTACGCGGTGATCTTCAGCGCTCAACGGCGCGAACCGGACCCGGCCTACGAGCAGGCCGCCGAACGCATGGTCGAGCTGGCGCGAGAGCAGCCGGGCTTTCTCGGCATGGAGTTCGCGCGCAACGAGGACGGCTTCGGCATCACCGTGTCCTACTGGCGGGACCAGGATTCGATCCTCGCCTGGAAGCAGCACGCCGAACACCGCAGCGCCCGCGAGCGTGGCCGCAGCGACTGGTACGCGGCCTGTCACACGCGGGTGTGCAAGGTCGAGCGGGCCTATCTGTTCGAACGCTGA
- a CDS encoding sterol desaturase family protein, with product MKSMIKGLYGPAFFAGFIGTGVWLVGTPGLAPSGLLLVFAGALGVSFLAEWWLPYEVDWNRPRQDRLRDVLHALVNESLNALGLLLLPGLVSLMAFEGLWPRAWPLWAQLALAIVIADCGLTLAHYFSHRLSWLWRLHAVHHSVQRLYGFNGLMKHPLHQLLEASAGLLPLLFLGIPLPVAQLLAFAIAIQLLLQHSNVDMRPGPLGWVFAWAPMHRFHHMKYGTAGNVNFGLFLNVWDGLLGTAFYSSAYPIRQGDLGIGSQPDYPQAYWKQLLAPFGRQAVREEPPVPLPLRR from the coding sequence ATGAAATCCATGATCAAAGGCTTGTACGGTCCGGCGTTCTTCGCCGGCTTCATCGGCACTGGCGTGTGGCTGGTCGGCACGCCGGGGCTGGCCCCGAGCGGGTTGCTGCTGGTGTTCGCCGGGGCGCTCGGGGTGTCCTTTCTCGCGGAGTGGTGGTTGCCCTATGAGGTGGACTGGAACCGCCCGCGGCAGGATCGTCTGCGCGATGTGTTGCACGCGTTGGTCAATGAAAGCCTGAACGCCCTGGGGTTGCTGCTGTTGCCGGGGCTGGTGAGCCTGATGGCGTTCGAGGGGCTGTGGCCGCGCGCCTGGCCGCTGTGGGCGCAGCTGGCGCTGGCGATTGTCATCGCCGACTGTGGCCTGACCCTGGCGCATTATTTCAGCCACCGGCTGTCCTGGCTGTGGCGCCTGCACGCGGTGCATCACAGTGTGCAACGCCTGTATGGCTTCAACGGCTTGATGAAACACCCGTTGCATCAACTGCTGGAAGCCAGTGCCGGGCTGTTGCCGTTGCTGTTTCTGGGCATCCCGTTGCCGGTAGCGCAGCTGTTGGCGTTTGCCATCGCCATCCAGCTGTTGTTGCAGCACTCCAATGTCGACATGCGCCCCGGCCCCCTGGGCTGGGTGTTTGCCTGGGCGCCGATGCATCGCTTTCACCACATGAAATACGGCACCGCCGGCAATGTGAATTTCGGCCTGTTCCTGAATGTCTGGGACGGGTTGCTGGGCACGGCGTTCTACTCCTCGGCCTACCCGATTCGTCAGGGCGACCTGGGCATCGGCAGCCAGCCGGATTATCCGCAGGCGTACTGGAAACAATTGTTGGCGCCGTTCGGCAGGCAAGCCGTTCGCGAGGAGCCGCCGGTGCCTTTGCCGTTGCGGCGTTGA
- a CDS encoding DUF2025 family protein — protein sequence MRITSELICQAADQLKGFVGFNHKSGRHIVRFSEDSFGMDVADDAITPAHEFVWARAEGQVMVLKRELIQLLLEQNIDDRINISEPLRVYMRRTDLPEISALRSLLPVAQ from the coding sequence ATGCGCATCACTTCCGAACTCATCTGCCAGGCCGCCGACCAGCTCAAGGGCTTTGTCGGGTTCAACCACAAGAGCGGCCGGCACATCGTGCGTTTCAGCGAAGATTCCTTCGGCATGGACGTCGCCGACGACGCCATCACGCCCGCCCATGAATTCGTCTGGGCCCGCGCCGAGGGCCAGGTCATGGTGCTCAAGCGCGAGCTGATCCAGTTGCTGCTGGAACAGAACATCGACGACCGCATCAACATCAGCGAACCCTTGCGCGTTTACATGCGGCGCACCGACCTGCCGGAGATCTCGGCGCTGCGCAGCCTGCTGCCGGTTGCGCAATAA
- a CDS encoding helix-turn-helix domain-containing protein, translated as MRPPEWTGQLWLGRDYGLIQGELGCTAPHAHYAHQLILAPAAPVTVQLDGQLCTARHLFIPALQRHAILEAPGPLFTLYAEPLTIDAQALQHSLLGVELTLPALAEALRHCPRRIVQDRRIEKALAALDRQLTGKVSASALAAHAHLSLSQLERLFSGQLGLPVRRLVLWRRLRLAMGLVLAGQAITEAAHGAGFADSAHFSRTLKVLFGVTARQALQQLELRLLD; from the coding sequence GTGCGCCCGCCCGAGTGGACAGGCCAGCTGTGGCTCGGGCGTGACTACGGGTTGATCCAGGGAGAGCTGGGTTGCACCGCGCCCCACGCCCACTACGCCCACCAACTGATCCTCGCCCCCGCCGCACCGGTCACCGTCCAGCTCGACGGCCAGCTTTGCACCGCTCGACACCTGTTCATCCCGGCCCTGCAACGCCATGCCATCCTCGAGGCGCCCGGGCCGCTGTTCACCCTCTACGCCGAACCGCTGACGATTGACGCCCAGGCCCTGCAACACAGCCTGCTGGGAGTCGAACTGACACTGCCGGCGCTGGCCGAAGCGCTGCGGCATTGCCCGCGCCGAATCGTGCAGGACCGGCGGATCGAAAAAGCCCTGGCGGCCCTCGACAGGCAACTGACCGGCAAGGTCTCGGCCAGTGCCCTGGCGGCCCATGCGCACCTGTCCCTGAGCCAGCTCGAACGGCTGTTCAGTGGTCAGCTCGGGTTGCCGGTGCGGCGCCTAGTGCTGTGGCGGCGCCTGCGCCTGGCGATGGGTCTGGTGCTGGCGGGCCAGGCCATCACCGAGGCGGCCCATGGCGCCGGCTTTGCCGATTCCGCGCACTTTTCCCGCACCCTGAAAGTCCTGTTCGGCGTCACCGCGCGCCAGGCCCTGCAACAGCTCGAACTGCGCCTGCTGGACTGA
- a CDS encoding PepSY domain-containing protein, with protein sequence MKTLTALFAATALTLTAGLAQADVRPDLIPGLLKAGTIMDLEKLNQAALAQHPGTSAANITDTELEQTAAGAYVYQVELRDAKGVEWDVDLDAKTGKVLSNKQDR encoded by the coding sequence ATGAAAACGTTGACTGCCCTGTTCGCCGCTACCGCCCTGACCCTGACCGCCGGCCTGGCCCAGGCCGACGTGCGCCCGGACCTGATCCCGGGCCTGCTCAAGGCCGGCACCATCATGGACCTGGAAAAACTCAACCAGGCCGCGCTGGCCCAGCACCCGGGCACCAGCGCCGCCAACATCACCGACACCGAACTCGAGCAGACCGCGGCCGGCGCCTACGTCTACCAGGTGGAACTGCGCGACGCCAAGGGCGTGGAGTGGGATGTCGACCTGGACGCCAAGACCGGCAAGGTGCTGAGCAACAAGCAAGACCGGTAA
- a CDS encoding AAA family ATPase, producing the protein MAYRLHLFGASGSGTTTLGQALARRLGIAHFDSDNFFWHPSERPFSLRRPRDERIRLLQQEVTGLDSWVLSGSLCGWGDPMIPAFTHVVFLRLDPEIRLQRLRAREFQRYGEQIHEGGERHLATQTFLAWAAGYDTGGQGTRSLRRHESWITGLSCPVIRLDTTHCSVQALEEEVLSALDHSISR; encoded by the coding sequence ATGGCTTATCGGCTGCACCTGTTCGGAGCGTCCGGCTCCGGCACCACGACCCTGGGCCAGGCGCTGGCCCGGCGTCTGGGGATAGCGCATTTCGACTCGGACAACTTCTTCTGGCATCCCAGCGAACGTCCCTTCAGCCTTCGACGGCCACGGGACGAGCGCATCCGGCTGCTGCAACAGGAGGTAACGGGGCTGGACAGCTGGGTATTGTCGGGCTCGCTGTGTGGCTGGGGCGACCCGATGATTCCTGCGTTCACCCATGTCGTTTTCCTGCGGCTGGATCCCGAGATCCGTTTGCAGCGCCTGCGGGCACGCGAGTTTCAGCGCTATGGCGAGCAGATCCATGAGGGCGGTGAACGCCACCTCGCTACCCAGACGTTCCTCGCCTGGGCGGCCGGCTACGACACCGGCGGCCAAGGCACGCGCAGCCTGCGTCGGCATGAAAGCTGGATCACCGGCCTGAGTTGCCCGGTGATCCGCCTCGATACCACTCACTGCTCGGTGCAGGCGTTGGAGGAAGAGGTGCTGAGCGCCCTGGATCACTCGATCAGCAGGTAG
- a CDS encoding LysR family transcriptional regulator, protein MSIAGGHYRLAFTHSILAFIKVINAAVHYRLDYPDLSLILALVRGGSLARAAGLLKVDVSTVFRAVRRLEAALGQQLFDKSRAGYLPTGLARTLAEQAERAEQALEAARVGVEQGGAVVSGTVRLTCSDSVLQGLLLPALAQFMPRYPALALELNTSNDFANLSRRDADLALRLTDRPPEHLVGRRLRAVSYRVCASPAYARSAAAADLAQLTWIAPDDFLPDHATVAWRRQTLPGVVPGYRCNSMLAVSELAKAGLGVAVLPDFLLEPGAGLQPLSDPLPGCDTALWLLTRADCRALRAVVTLFDELGQRLHAPQ, encoded by the coding sequence TTGTCGATTGCTGGAGGCCACTATAGATTGGCGTTCACGCACTCAATATTGGCGTTTATCAAAGTGATCAATGCAGCCGTGCACTATCGCCTCGACTACCCCGACCTGTCGCTGATCCTCGCCCTGGTGCGCGGCGGTTCCCTGGCCCGCGCGGCGGGGTTGCTGAAGGTGGATGTGTCCACGGTGTTCCGGGCGGTGCGGCGCCTGGAGGCCGCCCTGGGCCAGCAACTGTTCGACAAGAGCCGCGCCGGCTACCTGCCCACCGGACTGGCGCGCACCCTGGCCGAGCAGGCCGAACGTGCCGAGCAGGCCCTGGAGGCGGCGCGGGTCGGCGTGGAGCAGGGGGGCGCGGTGGTCAGCGGCACGGTACGCCTGACCTGTTCCGACTCGGTGTTGCAAGGCCTGCTGCTGCCGGCGCTGGCGCAGTTCATGCCGCGTTACCCGGCGCTGGCCCTGGAATTGAACACGTCCAATGATTTCGCCAACCTCAGCCGGCGCGACGCCGACCTGGCCTTGCGCCTGACGGACAGGCCACCCGAGCATCTGGTGGGCCGGCGCTTGCGCGCCGTGTCCTACCGGGTCTGTGCCAGCCCGGCCTATGCGCGGTCGGCGGCAGCGGCGGACCTGGCGCAACTGACCTGGATCGCCCCGGACGACTTTCTCCCCGACCACGCCACGGTGGCCTGGCGCCGCCAGACGTTGCCGGGCGTGGTGCCCGGGTATCGCTGCAACAGCATGCTGGCGGTCAGCGAACTGGCGAAGGCCGGGCTGGGCGTGGCGGTGTTGCCGGATTTCCTGCTCGAACCCGGCGCGGGCCTGCAACCCTTGAGCGACCCGCTCCCGGGCTGCGACACCGCGCTCTGGTTGCTGACCCGGGCCGATTGCCGGGCATTGCGCGCGGTAGTGACGCTGTTCGACGAGTTGGGCCAGCGCCTGCACGCGCCACAGTGA
- a CDS encoding methyl-accepting chemotaxis protein: MLFNRHNRTIDALQHTIAQQAGLLEAIDRSMAVIEFDLEGTVLRANDNFLRTMGYQAEQVVGHPHRQFCNAEFVRGSGYRELWARLKNGQFESGTFERVNAKGQPVWLEASYNPIRNADGKVFKVVKYALDVTEKIQQESESRGKLHAIDRAMAVIEFNLDGSVITANQNFLDRLGYSLAEIKGKHHRIFCTPELTNSSAYQDFWRRLNQGEFFSGQFERVDKRGQSLWLEANYNPVYDAAGRLCKVVKFASDVTARVEKHAQDAQSATQAYHISMETRQVAEQGTAVIQQAASEMRQIAANIEDSSTLIAKLGERSEQITAIVNTIRAIAEQTNLLALNAAIEAARAGEQGRGFAVVADEVRQLAARTSGSTAEISAMIDMIQNETQQAIKSMDGTRDRAAKGVDLADQAGTVILQIRDGASEAVQAVSMFANERAAL; this comes from the coding sequence ATGCTATTCAACCGCCACAACAGAACCATCGACGCCCTGCAGCACACCATCGCCCAGCAAGCCGGCCTGCTCGAAGCCATCGACCGCTCGATGGCGGTGATCGAGTTCGACCTGGAAGGCACCGTCCTGCGGGCCAACGACAACTTCCTGCGCACCATGGGCTATCAGGCGGAACAGGTCGTCGGCCATCCCCATCGCCAGTTCTGCAACGCCGAATTCGTCCGCGGCAGCGGTTACCGCGAACTCTGGGCGCGCCTGAAAAACGGCCAGTTCGAATCGGGGACCTTCGAGCGCGTCAATGCCAAAGGACAACCGGTGTGGCTGGAGGCCAGCTACAACCCGATCAGGAATGCCGACGGCAAGGTGTTCAAGGTGGTCAAGTACGCCCTCGACGTCACCGAGAAAATCCAGCAGGAAAGCGAGTCCAGGGGCAAGCTGCACGCCATCGACCGCGCCATGGCGGTCATCGAGTTCAACCTCGACGGTAGCGTCATCACCGCCAACCAGAACTTCCTCGACCGCCTCGGCTACAGCCTGGCGGAAATCAAGGGCAAGCATCACCGGATCTTCTGCACGCCCGAACTGACCAACAGCAGCGCCTACCAGGACTTCTGGCGACGCCTCAACCAGGGCGAGTTCTTCAGCGGCCAGTTCGAGCGGGTCGACAAGCGCGGGCAGTCGCTGTGGCTGGAGGCCAACTACAACCCGGTGTACGACGCCGCCGGGCGCCTGTGCAAAGTGGTGAAATTCGCCTCGGACGTCACCGCGCGGGTGGAGAAACACGCCCAGGACGCGCAAAGCGCGACCCAGGCCTACCACATCTCGATGGAGACCCGGCAAGTCGCCGAACAAGGCACCGCCGTGATCCAGCAGGCGGCCAGCGAGATGCGCCAGATCGCTGCCAACATCGAAGATTCCTCGACCCTGATCGCCAAGCTCGGCGAGCGCTCCGAACAGATCACCGCCATCGTCAACACCATCCGCGCCATCGCCGAGCAGACCAACCTGCTGGCGCTCAACGCGGCGATCGAAGCCGCGCGTGCCGGCGAACAGGGGCGCGGCTTTGCCGTGGTCGCCGACGAAGTCCGGCAATTGGCCGCCCGTACCAGCGGCTCGACCGCGGAAATTTCGGCAATGATCGACATGATCCAGAACGAAACCCAGCAGGCCATCAAGAGCATGGACGGCACCCGTGACCGCGCGGCCAAGGGCGTGGACCTGGCGGACCAGGCCGGTACGGTGATCCTGCAGATCCGCGACGGCGCCAGCGAGGCGGTACAGGCCGTGAGCATGTTCGCCAACGAGCGCGCCGCACTCTGA
- a CDS encoding glycerophosphodiester phosphodiesterase → MPATFTKSALLLSLLLGLGQAQAASPSPAALALGQGIPHPAVIAHRGASFDAPESTAAAYTLARDLGADYLEMDLQRSKDGVLFALHDNNLQRTTDVASKFPERKDSPANAFTMAELKSLDAGSWFNQAHPERARPSYAGLKILTLDEIIDIAQSSPTHKPGLYIETKEPKLFPGIERDLKEKLQDRGWLSPAGSKLAKSELAVGQGKGKVVLQTFDKSSLELLHKEMPKVPKILLLWVGEGGMQPKSEVTFANSGEKDKAAYYAKQEPKDKAEFEQWVSYAKAQGAIGTGPSAALTNGGDQSYSDLVQPWMNQFTHDQGLLIHVYTIDEPVDFKKVLDAGVDGIFTNRAAELLKYVKRPASASVPQLLEANGY, encoded by the coding sequence ATGCCTGCCACCTTCACCAAAAGCGCCCTGCTGCTGAGCCTCCTGCTTGGCCTGGGCCAGGCACAGGCCGCCAGCCCCAGCCCTGCCGCACTGGCCCTCGGCCAGGGCATTCCGCACCCCGCGGTGATCGCGCACCGGGGGGCCTCGTTCGACGCCCCGGAATCCACCGCCGCGGCCTACACACTGGCCCGCGACCTGGGCGCCGACTACCTGGAGATGGACCTGCAGCGCAGCAAGGACGGCGTGCTGTTCGCCCTGCACGACAACAACCTGCAACGCACCACCGACGTCGCCAGCAAGTTTCCCGAGCGCAAGGACAGCCCGGCCAATGCCTTCACCATGGCCGAGCTGAAAAGCCTCGACGCCGGCAGCTGGTTCAACCAGGCCCACCCGGAGCGCGCCCGGCCGTCCTACGCCGGCCTGAAGATCCTGACCCTCGACGAAATCATCGACATCGCCCAGAGCAGCCCGACGCACAAGCCCGGCCTGTACATCGAGACCAAGGAACCCAAGCTGTTCCCCGGTATCGAGCGTGACCTCAAGGAAAAACTCCAGGACCGCGGCTGGCTGAGCCCGGCCGGCTCCAAGCTGGCGAAAAGCGAACTGGCAGTCGGCCAGGGCAAAGGCAAGGTGGTGTTGCAGACCTTCGACAAGAGCAGCCTGGAACTGCTGCACAAGGAAATGCCCAAAGTGCCGAAGATCCTCCTGCTGTGGGTCGGCGAAGGCGGCATGCAGCCCAAGTCCGAGGTGACCTTCGCCAACAGCGGCGAGAAGGACAAGGCCGCCTACTACGCCAAGCAGGAACCCAAGGACAAGGCCGAGTTCGAGCAGTGGGTCAGCTACGCCAAGGCCCAGGGCGCCATCGGCACCGGTCCGTCGGCGGCCTTGACCAACGGCGGCGACCAGAGCTACTCGGACCTGGTGCAACCCTGGATGAACCAGTTCACCCACGACCAGGGCCTGCTGATCCACGTGTACACCATCGACGAACCGGTGGACTTCAAGAAGGTGCTGGACGCCGGTGTCGACGGCATCTTCACCAACCGCGCCGCGGAGCTGCTCAAGTACGTCAAGCGTCCGGCCAGCGCCAGCGTGCCGCAACTGCTCGAAGCCAACGGCTACTGA
- a CDS encoding MBL fold metallo-hydrolase has product MAISSSHVNSAPRAETSLQEQGAFRNHAPVRRAGLGKTLGIFWRMLFHKPRNTRPVGAIPVQPLTREQLVAAPDQSVFRLGHSTVLLKLRGKFWITDPVFAERASPVQWAGPKRFHQPPIGLDELPPIEAVILSHDHYDHLDHQTVLKLAAKTRHFLAPLGVGDTLIKWGVPADKVRQLDWWEGTEVDGIRFVATPSQHFSGRGLFDGNATLWASWVMIDGDTRIFFSGDSGYFDGFKRIGERYGPFDLTLMETGAYNVEWPGVHMQPEQTLQAHIDLRGRWLLPIHNGTFDLSMHAWYEPFDRILSLAWERSIAIATPRMGEAFNLAQPQRGYAWWMEVDPVAGQAATSGL; this is encoded by the coding sequence ATGGCCATTTCCTCTTCCCACGTAAACAGCGCCCCACGTGCCGAAACGTCCCTGCAGGAACAAGGCGCGTTCCGCAATCACGCGCCGGTACGGCGTGCCGGGCTGGGCAAGACGCTGGGCATCTTCTGGCGCATGCTGTTCCACAAACCGCGCAATACCCGGCCGGTCGGAGCCATCCCGGTGCAACCGCTGACCCGGGAACAACTGGTGGCGGCACCGGACCAGAGCGTTTTCCGCCTGGGCCATTCGACGGTACTGCTGAAGCTGCGCGGCAAGTTCTGGATCACCGACCCGGTGTTCGCCGAGCGCGCATCGCCCGTGCAGTGGGCCGGCCCGAAACGCTTTCATCAGCCCCCCATCGGCCTGGACGAATTGCCACCGATCGAGGCGGTGATCCTGTCCCATGACCACTACGATCACCTGGACCACCAGACTGTGCTCAAGCTGGCGGCCAAGACCCGCCATTTCCTCGCTCCGCTGGGAGTGGGCGATACCCTGATCAAGTGGGGAGTGCCTGCCGACAAGGTTCGCCAGCTGGATTGGTGGGAAGGCACGGAAGTCGATGGCATCCGTTTTGTCGCCACGCCTTCGCAGCATTTTTCCGGCCGTGGCCTGTTCGATGGCAACGCTACCCTGTGGGCGTCCTGGGTGATGATCGATGGCGACACACGGATCTTCTTCAGCGGTGACAGCGGTTACTTCGACGGCTTCAAGCGGATTGGCGAGCGTTATGGCCCCTTCGACCTGACCCTCATGGAAACCGGTGCCTACAACGTCGAATGGCCGGGCGTGCACATGCAACCGGAGCAGACCCTGCAGGCGCATATCGACCTCAGGGGGCGCTGGTTGCTGCCCATCCACAACGGCACCTTCGACCTGTCGATGCATGCCTGGTACGAGCCGTTCGACCGCATCCTCTCGCTCGCCTGGGAACGCAGCATCGCCATTGCCACGCCGCGGATGGGCGAGGCTTTCAACCTGGCGCAGCCGCAGCGGGGATACGCCTGGTGGATGGAGGTCGACCCGGTAGCCGGGCAAGCGGCGACGAGCGGCCTGTAG
- a CDS encoding TetR/AcrR family transcriptional regulator, giving the protein MTAPKRLTDRKREAILQAAITEFRASGFDITSMDKIAATAGVSKRTVYNHFPSKEELFTEILHKLWASIRARSDILYQPGLTLREQLRALLLAKLQLLADHNFLDLARVAIAATLHSPERAQYMVARMGEREEGLMVWIRAAAADGRLKPLDPDFAAQQLHGMLKTFAFWPQVTLNRPPLEAPEQQRIVESAIDMFLACYQA; this is encoded by the coding sequence ATGACAGCTCCAAAGCGCCTGACCGACCGTAAACGCGAAGCCATCCTCCAGGCGGCGATCACCGAATTCCGCGCCAGCGGGTTCGATATCACCAGCATGGACAAGATCGCGGCGACGGCCGGTGTTTCCAAGCGCACGGTGTACAACCACTTTCCCAGCAAGGAAGAGTTGTTCACTGAAATCCTGCACAAGCTATGGGCGAGCATCAGGGCGCGGTCGGACATTCTTTACCAGCCAGGATTAACCCTGCGTGAACAGTTGCGGGCGTTGTTGCTGGCCAAGCTGCAACTGCTGGCCGACCACAACTTCCTCGACCTGGCGCGGGTCGCCATTGCCGCCACTCTGCACTCCCCCGAGCGCGCCCAGTACATGGTGGCGCGCATGGGCGAACGCGAAGAAGGCTTGATGGTATGGATTCGTGCGGCCGCGGCGGACGGGCGGCTCAAGCCCCTGGACCCGGACTTCGCCGCCCAGCAGCTGCATGGCATGCTCAAGACGTTCGCCTTCTGGCCACAGGTCACCCTGAATCGCCCTCCTCTCGAAGCGCCGGAACAACAACGCATCGTCGAATCGGCGATAGACATGTTCCTGGCCTGCTACCAGGCCTGA